A genomic window from Prunus persica cultivar Lovell chromosome G2, Prunus_persica_NCBIv2, whole genome shotgun sequence includes:
- the LOC109947454 gene encoding high mobility group nucleosome-binding domain-containing protein 5-like — MGPSPSLNLGADSVPDITAKIAVKEDGTLISTIRDLRRFFLPIPPASISSGRQGVTDGFNDQNALPHRGACERGEKRNEGDCGEGRVVRLPKIAQPHENDLQRQRHQYRGCQGVNARPQPFVDHQRQNLPARKQKPERVRSPKRTEHDGVQQRVRAGHHADPQLALADDIAPHEKVGHGEAELLKGVEEQEDNLDQSHGETGGEDEGNGPEGIGGLFLDGDVDEEEEGDQEGGLEKPQGESHMDFAEVGLLEGGEGGEERVEVGAAEGGDTEELVEGPEDDEEDEEESDGPEGVEVLEMESGAGLEAEVEDEAEGEEGEDDEGGDEEQGGKV; from the coding sequence ACGGCACACTTATCTCCACTATCCGCGACCTCCGCCGGTTTTTTCTCCCTATTCCACCGGCAAGCATCTCCTCCGGCCGCCAAGGAGTCACCGATGGGTTtaatgaccaaaatgccctcCCCCACCGCGGCGCATGTGAGCGTGGCGAGAAACGCAACGAAGGAGACTGCGGCGAAGGCCGGGTGGTCCGGCTTCCAAAAATTGCTCAGCCCCATGAAAATGATCTGCAGCGGCAACGGCACCAGTACCGTGGCTGCCAGGGTGTAAATGCGCGTCCTCAGCCCTTTGTTGATCACCAAAGACAAAACCTTCCAGcacgaaaacaaaaaccagagCGAGTACGCAGCCCCAAACGAACCGAACATGATGGTGTTCAACAAAGGGTACGCGCAGGACACCATGCTGATCCCCAACTCGCTCTTGCTGACGACATAGCTCCGCACGAAAAAGTCGGGCACGGGGAGGCGGAGCTTCTGAAAGGGgttgaagaacaagaagataaCTTGGACCAGAGCCATGGGGAGACAGGTGGCGAGGACGAAGGCAATGGCCCAGAAGGCATTGGGGGTCTTTTTCTCGATGGAGACGTCGACGAGGAAGAGGAGGGTGACCAAGAAGGCGGGCTCGAAAAACCCCAGGGAGAGAGCCACATGGATTTTGCAGAAGTGGGGCTCCTCGAAGGGGGCGAGGGTGGAGAAGAAAGGGTAGAGGTAGGTGCGGCGGAGGGTGGGGATACGGAGGAGCTCGTTGAGGGACCAGAAGATGACGAAGAGGACGAGGAGGAATCGGACGGTCCAGAGGGAGTTGAAGTGTTGGAGATGGAGAGCGGTGCGGGACTTGAAGCAGAGGTGGAAGATGAAGCAGAGGGAGAGGAGGGAGAGGATGATGAGGGCGGAGATGAAGAGCAGGGTGGCAAGGTCTAA